Proteins found in one Brevibacillus brevis genomic segment:
- a CDS encoding stage V sporulation protein D: protein MRVSNATVRRRIFIILIVGVVLYSALVTRLGYVQLIEGPKLSQMSDELLKREIKFQPNRGRILDRSGNELVTNMTVPTLVSVGAQIKDPKETARQLAVILEQKEEDVFRAITKKEMSNNQIPGGRKLSVEKARKIQELNLPGIYLAGDTKRFYPNGNMAAHILGFTGIDNQGLTGLEKIYDPFLMGTEGHISFPSDAKGRVLPGGTEDYVAPVNGMDMYLTLDSTIQSFIERELDQAVVAYQPDDVLAIAMNPKTGEILGMGSRPTFQPDAYRDYPSEVYNRNLPIWKTYEPGSTFKIVTLAAALNEGVINLNEGFYDPGFINVAGKRLRCWKRQGHGQETMLEVVENSCNPGFVTMGQRLQKERLFDYIKKFGFGQKTGIDLIGEENGLLFNLNKVGPVELGTTSFGQGVSVTPIQQMAAVSAAINGGKLMKPFVAKEWRDSVTHDVVARTLPTEVRQVITEETSAKVRHALESVVAQGTGNKAFIEGYRVGGKTGTAQKVKNGRYVDGEYIVSFIGFAPADDPQLVVYFAVDNPKALAFGGLIAAPSVKSIMESSVQHLNVPKRKDGIPKEINKALGERAPIEVPNMVGQSMRDVVTTYDTLPLVVSGKGQYVIQQSPAPGVKIDEGGKIRIYLGDKSTN from the coding sequence TTGCGGGTATCCAATGCTACTGTACGCCGTCGTATTTTTATCATCTTGATTGTAGGCGTTGTTTTGTATTCAGCGCTTGTCACCCGATTGGGTTATGTTCAATTGATAGAAGGACCGAAACTCTCACAAATGTCAGATGAACTGCTCAAGCGGGAAATTAAATTTCAACCCAATCGCGGTCGCATTCTGGACAGAAGCGGCAACGAGCTCGTGACGAATATGACCGTCCCCACACTGGTATCGGTAGGGGCACAAATCAAAGACCCTAAAGAAACAGCGAGACAGCTCGCCGTCATTTTGGAGCAAAAAGAAGAAGATGTATTTCGTGCCATTACGAAAAAAGAAATGAGCAACAACCAGATTCCTGGTGGAAGAAAACTGTCAGTTGAAAAGGCGAGAAAAATACAAGAACTGAATCTGCCAGGGATATACTTGGCAGGGGATACGAAGCGTTTTTACCCGAACGGAAATATGGCAGCCCATATTCTTGGTTTCACAGGCATTGACAATCAAGGGCTGACAGGGCTAGAAAAAATTTATGATCCCTTCTTGATGGGGACCGAGGGACATATCTCATTTCCTTCAGATGCCAAAGGGCGCGTACTGCCAGGTGGAACTGAAGACTACGTAGCACCCGTGAATGGGATGGACATGTATTTAACCCTCGACAGTACCATCCAATCGTTTATCGAACGCGAGCTGGATCAAGCGGTGGTCGCTTATCAGCCCGATGATGTTCTGGCGATCGCCATGAATCCAAAGACAGGGGAAATATTGGGGATGGGAAGTCGCCCGACTTTTCAACCGGATGCGTACAGGGACTATCCTTCCGAGGTGTACAATAGAAATCTCCCTATCTGGAAAACATACGAGCCCGGTTCCACATTCAAGATTGTGACACTGGCAGCTGCTTTAAACGAAGGGGTCATCAATCTGAACGAGGGCTTTTACGATCCGGGATTCATAAATGTGGCAGGGAAGCGATTGCGTTGCTGGAAACGCCAGGGGCATGGACAGGAAACGATGCTGGAAGTGGTAGAGAATTCTTGTAACCCTGGCTTCGTGACGATGGGCCAGCGACTGCAAAAAGAACGACTATTTGACTACATCAAAAAATTTGGCTTCGGACAAAAGACAGGGATCGATTTGATTGGCGAAGAAAACGGGCTGTTATTCAATTTGAATAAAGTAGGACCCGTAGAGCTGGGGACGACTTCTTTCGGTCAAGGGGTATCGGTAACGCCAATTCAACAAATGGCTGCGGTCTCAGCTGCCATCAATGGGGGCAAACTTATGAAACCGTTTGTCGCCAAGGAATGGCGGGATAGTGTGACACACGATGTCGTAGCGAGGACTTTGCCGACAGAAGTGCGACAGGTGATTACAGAGGAGACCTCCGCCAAAGTTCGGCATGCACTGGAAAGTGTGGTCGCGCAAGGAACGGGTAACAAGGCATTTATTGAAGGGTATCGGGTAGGAGGAAAGACGGGGACAGCGCAAAAAGTAAAAAATGGCCGTTACGTCGATGGGGAATACATCGTGTCGTTTATCGGCTTTGCGCCGGCTGATGATCCACAGCTCGTCGTATATTTCGCCGTAGACAATCCGAAAGCACTGGCGTTTGGGGGATTGATTGCCGCTCCGAGTGTAAAAAGCATCATGGAATCCTCCGTTCAGCATTTGAATGTACCGAAACGTAAAGATGGCATCCCCAAGGAAATTAACAAAGCACTTGGAGAAAGGGCGCCAATCGAAGTGCCAAACATGGTCGGACAATCCATGAGAGACGTAGTGACAACGTATGATACTCTGCCGCTAGTCGTTTCAGGGAAAGGTCAGTATGTCATTCAGCAGTCCCCTGCACCCGGAGTAAAAATTGATGAGGGCGGAAAAATTCGCATATACCTTGGTGACAAATCGACCAATTAG